Part of the Arsenicicoccus sp. oral taxon 190 genome, CACGGCCATCGCCAACGTCTACGTCGGCTACGGCGACCTGGAGCGGCAGCTCGGGTCGGTGGGCCTCGCGCGCCGGGCCGCTGATGCGGGGATCGCCATACGGCCCGAGTCCGACATCTTTGCCCAGCTGTTCACCAGCACCGACCCCGCCGCCCGCGACCTGAGCACCCTCGTGCTCGACCAGTTCGCCGCGGCCCTGGTCAACGTGTGCGCCCTCATCGACCCCGAGGTCATTGTGCTGGCAGGGTGGTTCGCGCCGCTGGCCGACCACCTGCACGGCGAGCTCGAGAGCCGGCTGACCGGCCGCGTCCTGTCCGTCCCCCGCATCGCCCCCGAGTCCACCGGCCACGCCGGAGCCCTGCTCGGGGCCGCGCACGTCGCCCTCGACACCTACGGCGCGCTGTCCCAGCTGCTCGACTGACGAGATCTGCGTCACCTCTGGCGCCCGGCCCGTCGCCGGGTCTACTCTGCAGACACCCTTTTTCGCATAGTGCAAATAAGGGTGAGAGCGAGGAGCCTCCAATGGGACGTAGGAACCTTGTCGTCGCGACCGTCACGGTCGCGAGCCTCGGACTCGCCGGGTGCAGCACCGTCTCGTCGACGAGCAGCAGCTCCGGCAGCGGGTCCTCAGCGGCCAAGGGGCCGTTCACGATCGGCATCAGCAACGGCTTCGTCGGCAGCGAGTACCGCACCCAGATGGTGCAGGACATGCAGGACGCCGCCAAGCCCTACCAGGACGCCGGCGAGCTCAAGCAGCTCGTGCTGGAGAACCAGGACACCGACGTCAACGGTCAGATCCAGCAGGTCCGCAACCTCATCAAGGCCCGGGTCAACGCGATCATCGTCGACCCCAACTCCGGCTCCGCCCTCGACGCCGTCTTCAAGGAGGCCACGAGCGCGGGCATCAAGGTCTATGCCATCGACCAGGCGGTCACCGAGAAGTCCGTGACCAACGTCGGCATCGACCAGGGCAAGTGGGCCGAGACCAGCGCCACGTGGCTCGCCCAGCAGCTCGGGTCCGGCAAGAAGGTCGTCGCCGTCAACGGGATCTCCGGCCATCCGGCCAACGAGGCCAGGTGGGGCGCGGCCAAGAAGGTCTTCGACGCGGCCGGCATACAGGTGCTCACCACCGCCGACGGCGGCTGGGACCAGGCCAAGGGCCAGCAGGCCATGGCCAACCTCCTGGCCACCTATCCCGACATCAACGGCGTGTGGACCCAGGACGGTATGGCGCAAGGAGTCCTCAAGGCGCTCGTCGCCGCCAAGAAGCAGAGCTCCATCGTCACCACCGGCGAGGCCCGCAACGGCTTCATGCGCCTGTGGAGCCAGCAGGGCAAGGCCTTCAAGTCCGTCGGTGTCGTCAACCCGCCCGGGACCGGCGCCACGGCGCTGCACCTCGCCATGGCCGAGCTCAAGGGCGGCAAGATCGACCCGGCCAAGCTGACCGACGGGCACTCCGTCGTCCTCGACCTCGAGCCGGCCATCACGCCGGAGAACTTCACCGCCGAGTGGGACAAGGTCAAGGACAAGCCCGACACCTACGTCCTGGACTCGATCCTCACCAAGGACGAGGTCGCCGGCCTCCTGGCCAAGTAGGCCCCGCCCGTGCCCACCCCGCTGCTCGCCGTCAGGGACGCCACCAAGAGCTTCGGTGGCGTCCGGGCGCTGCGGGGCGCCTCGCTCGAGGTCACGGCGGGCGAGGTCCACGGCCTGCTCGGCCCCAACGGTTCCGGCAAGAGCACCCTCAACAAGGTCGTGGCGGGGTCGGTGCGGCCCGACTCCGCCACGATCCACCTCGACGGGGCCCCCGTCACGATCGACTCCCCGATGGCCGCCCACCGCCTCGGCATCAGCGCCGTCTATCAGCAGCTCAGCCTCGTGCCGCAGCTGTCGGTGGCGGACAACCTCGTGCTCGGCCTCGAGCCGACGCGGCTCGGTCTCGTCCGCGGGCGCCAGGCCCGCGAGCGCGCGGGTCAGATGCTCGACACCCTCCAGCCCGTCATGGGCTCACCGGTCCGCCTCGACGACCCGGTCCGCCGCCTGACGCCCGCCCAGCAGCAGCTCGTCGAGGTCGGCAAGGCCCTGCTGCGCGACCCGCGCATCCTCATCCTCGACGAGGCCACCGCGTCGCTGCACCGCGACCAGGTGGCGCTGCTGCGCGAGCTCGTCGAGGACCGCCGCCAGGCGGGGTGCTGCATCATCTTCGTCTCGCACCGCCTGCACGAGATCGTCGACTTCTGCGACCGGGCGACGATCCTGCGCTCGGGGTCGACCGTCGCCACCGTCGACGCCCGCACCACCACGCCCGACGAGATGATCCGCCTGATGGTGGGCGACGTCGGCGACGTGACCCGACGGGGCGCGCACGAGCCGACCGGGGACGTGCGCCTCCAGATGCACGAGCTCACCAGCCCCGGCATCGACGCGATCTCCCTGGCCGCCGAGCGCGGCGAGATCGTGGGGCTCGGCGGCCTGCAGGGGCAGGGTCAGTCCGAGCTGCTGCTCACGCTCTTCGGCGCCATGCCCGCCACCTCGGGGACGGTGAGCGTCGACGGTCGCGAGGTCGACCTCTCCTCCCCGGTCACCGCGGCCCGCGCCGGCATCGCGCTCGTCCCCGGCGACCGCAACGCCCAGGGCCTGTTCGCCAAGCGCAGCGTCCAGGACAACATCTCGATCGCCAGCGTCGGGCGGCGCGCCACGGCGGGCCTCACCCGTCAGGCCGTCGAGTCGTCGGTCGCGCGAGACATGGTGGAGCGCCTGCGGATCGCCGTCGGCAACCTCGGCCAGCCCGTCTCGACGCTGTCCGGCGGCAACGCGCAGAAGGTCGTCCTCGCCAAGTGGATCCTCAACGAGCCCGCCGTCCTGCTGCTCGACGACCCCACCAAGGGCGTCGACATCGGCGCCAAGGAGGAGATCTATCGGATCATCCGCTCCCTCGCCGACGACGGGGCGGTCGTGGTGATCAACTCCAGCGAGGACAGCGAGCTGGTCGCCCTGTGCGACCGGGTTCTCGTCCTCTACGAAGGGGCCGTCGTCGAGACCCTCGCCGCCGCCGACCTCACCGAGGAACGCCTCGTCGGCTCGTCCATGCGGGTGCCCGCCACCACCGCCGAGGAGGCCGAGTGACCACCCCCACCGTCGTGCCGTCCACCAACCCCGCGACCGCGCTGCTGCTGGCGCGCGTCTCGCGCAGCACGACCTGGCTCCTGCTCGCGGTGGCCATCGGCCTGAGCGCCGTGCTGCAGCCGGACTTCTTCTCGGCGTACTCCATCGCCTCGTCGTTCTCCGGCTTCCTGCCCCTCGTGCTGCTCGCCGTCGGGCAGGCCGTCGTGATCATCGGCGGCGGGCTGGACCTGTCCCTCGGCGCCTCCCTCGGCCTGGCGAGCGTCGTCGGGCTGCTGGTCATGGACGGTCAGGACGGCCGGCTGCCCCTCGGGGTCCTGGCCGCCCTCGCCACGGGTCTGGCCTGCGGCCTCGTCAACGGCCTCATCGTCGCGGTCGTCCGGCTGCAACCCCTCATCACGACCTTCGCGACGGCCTCGACCTTCACCGGCGCGACCCTGTGGGTGCTCCCCAAGCCCGGCGGCACCGTGCCCGCGGCACTCACCACCTCCTTCCGTATGGCGGTCGCCGGCCTCCCCGTCACCCTGCTGCTCACGCTGCTGCTGGGCCTGTCCTGGCTCCTGCTGCGCCGCACCCGTTTCATGCGCCACGTCTATGCCATCGGCGGGGACGTCCAGGCGTCCTACGCCTCGCTCGTCCCGGTCACCCGCACCCAGATCTCCACCTATGCCTTCGCCGGCACCTTCGCCGGGCTCGCCGCCGTCGCCGTCCTGGCCAACAGCGGCTCCGGAGACCCCTATGTCGGTGGGGACTTCGCGCTCAACTCCGTCGCCGCCGTCGTCATCGGCGGCGTCGCGCTCCGCGGGGGCGAGGGCGGGGCGATCGGCGCGATCGCCGGCGCCGTCGTGCTCTCCCTGGTCAGCAGCATCCTGTTCTTCCTCAGCATACCGACGACCTATCGCCAGCTCGCCCAAGGACTCGTCGTCATCGGTGCCCTGGCCCTGTCCGCCCTGAGCGCCCGCGGGCAGGAGGCAGCATGAGCACGCTCGCCACCGAGAGCCGCACCGCCCCCGCCCGGCGGGTCCTCACCAACCCCGTGGTCGTCGCGTTCCTGCTCGCCGTCGCGCTGGTCGTCGTGGGGGAGATCGTCTCGCCGGGGTTCGGGTCCTACGGCCAGGTCGTGTCGATGCTGCGCGTGGCGTCCTTCCTCGGCGTCATCGCGATCGGGCAGACGCTGGTCATCCTCAGCGGCGGCGAGGGCATCGACCTCAGCGTCGGCAAGGTCGCCACCCTCGCTGCCATCATCGCCTCGCGGCAGATGCAGGGTGACGACGGGGGGATCCTGTGGGGCGTCCTCCTCGCGGTCGTCGTCGCCGCCGCGATCGGGCTGGTCAACGGCATCGGCGTCGTCTACCTGCGCATCCCGCCGTTCGTGATGACGCTCGGCATGCTCGGGGTCGTCCAGGGCATCGTCCTCGCCTACACCAAGGGGGCCGCCGACGGCCGGGCGGCTCCGGCACTGGTCGGCGCCGTCAACGGCGAGCTGCTGCTCGGCATACCCGGTGTCCTGCTGCTGTGGCTCGCGCTGGGGCTGCTGGTCACCCTGATCCTGCGGCGCAGCACCTATGGACTGAGCCTGTATGCCGTCGGCGCCAACCGCCTGGCCGCGCGGCTCTCCGGGATCCGGGTCAACCGCACGGTGATCCTGGCCTACGTCCTGTCGTCCGTCTTCGCGGCGCTCGGCGGGATCCTGATGGTGGGCTACACCGAGACCGTGTTCCTCAACCTCGCCGACGGGCTCGCGCTGCCGTCGATCGCCGCCGTCATCATCGGCGGCACCCTCATCTCCGGCGGCGTGGGCAGCTATGCCGGCAGCGCCGTCGGCGCCATCGTCCTCACCGTCCTCACCAGCCTCCTCACCACCATGAACATGTCGACGGCCAGCCGCACCGTCGTCAACGGCCTCGTCCTCATCGCCCTGCTGGCCGTCTACGGCCGGCAACGTCGCCTCCGCAGCTGAGAAGGGAACTCCCATGCAACGCAAGGTCCTCGGTGTCGGCCTGATCGGCGCCGGCTTCATCGGCCAGTTCCACGTGCGGTCGTGGACCCGCGTCCGCGACGCCGACATCGTCGCCATCGGGTCGCGGACGCTGGCGTCGGCGCAGGCCCTCGCCGAGGAGGCCGAGACGCTCGGGGTGGGGACCGGGGTCACGGCATACGACGACGTCGCGTCCCTGGTGCGAGACGAGCGCGTCGAGGCCGTCTGGGTCCTCACCCCCAACGACACCCGCGTCGAGGTGGTCCGCGCCATCTGCGACGAGGTGCGCGCCGGCCGGTCCTCGCTGCGGGCCATCGCCATCGAGAAGCCACTCGCCCGCACCCTCGGCGAGGCCAAGCAGGTGCTCGCGATGATCGAGGAGGCCGGCCTGCTTCACGGCTACCTCGAGAACCAGCTCTATGCGCCATCCATCACCCGCGCCCACGACCTGCTGTGGAAGCGCGGCGCGGCCGCCGCCGGCAACCCCTATCTCGCGCGCTGCGCCGAGGAGCACTCCGGCCCGCACAAGGCGTGGTTCTGGGACGGGGTCAAGCAGGGCGGCGGCGTCCTCAACGACATGATGTGCCACAGCGTCGAGGCGGGCCGCTACCTGCTCACCCCGCCCGGCGTCGACCCCTCCACCTGGCTCACGCCGGTCAGCGTCTCTGCGTCGATCCAGTCGCTGAAGTGGAGCCGGCCCCGCTATGCGGAAGAGCTCCTGTCGGCCTATCCCGGCGCACCGGACTACCGCTCGCGCCCGTCCGAGGACTACGCGCGGGCGAACTTCGAGTTCGTGAACGGCGACGGCGAGACCGTCATCGCCGAGGGCACCACGTCCTGGAGCTTCGTCGGCGCGGGGCTGCGGCTGAGCTTCGAGCTGCTTGGGCCGGAGTACTCCATGTCCGCCGACACCCTCGACACCGAGGCCAAGGTCTTCTTCTCCCGCGCGCTGACCCAGAGCGAGGGCGAGGACCTCGTCGAGAAGCAGAACGCCGAGCAGGGGCTGATGCCGCTCGTGTCGGACGAGGCGCTGGCCTACGGCTACACCGACGAGAACACGCGTCTGGCGACGTGCTTCCTGCGCGGCGAGCAACCCGTCGAGACCCTCGCCAACGGGGTGGCGGTGGTGGAGCTGCTGATGGCGGCCTACCTGTCCGCGCAGACCGGCAGGACCGTCACCTTCCCTGTCGACCTCGACGACTTCGTCCCGGACGTGGCGCGAGGCACGTGGAAGCCCTAGCCAGGCGCGTGCGGGTCGTCCGGGCGGGTCGTGCGCTCCGACGTGGCTCGCGTGCGCACCGAGGGGGCGCAGATGACGCGGACGACGGCGTGTCGCGCGAACTTTGTGCCCCCTCGCCGGGCTGACCTCTCGGTCCTGAGGTGCAGGCAGCCTGGGGGTGACCAGTGGGGCGGGCGCCCACGCATCACGGCTCGCCTCGAGCAGGTCAGCAGCTGACGAACCCGGCGACGTTCTTCTTGTAGGTGCACACGTCCAGCCGGACGTTCTTGGGGGAGTGGAGGCTGGCCGTGTCGCCCGTGTTGTTCCACTTGTGGAAGCCCTGCTTCCAGTAGAACGCGGCGCCGCGGTTGGTGCCCACGCCGGTCCGCCGGCGATGAGCAGGCAGCGTAGGCGGTAGTTGGTGCGGTTGCGGAAGCCTCGGGCGATGCGGCGGTGGAGCTCGATGAGGCCGTTGATGCCTTCGGTGCCGCCGTTGCTGGCGCCGTTGGTGTCGAAGTATGCTAGGAGGGGTTCGGCCCACTGCTTCAAGGTCTTGCCGAGGCGTGTGACTTCGGGGATGGGGCAGGTCGGCAGGATCTTCAGAATTCGCTCAGCGCGGGCGCGGCCTGCCGCGGGGGTCGGGGCGTGGAACAGGGCGCGGACGTCTTGGGCGACCTGCCACGCGATCTGCACCTCGATGTGGGCGTCGTTGGCGGCGAACGCCGCCGTCAGGCGGGCGTGCTGCTTGTCGGTGAGGTTCTCGACCCCGGCGCGCAGGATCGTGCGGATCCCGTACAACGGGTCGCCGGTGCGGCCGCGGTGCCCGAGGGTGTCTTGCTGGACGCGGCGCCGCACGTCGTCCACACACGCGGTGGCGAGCTTGACGACGTGGAACGCGTCGACCACGGCGACGGCGTCGGTCAGGTGCTCGCTGATCGCGTTCTTGTACCCGTGAAAGGGGTCCAGCGTCGCGACCTTCACGCCCGCACGGAATCTCGTGCCGCGCCGGGTGAGCCAGTCGCCGTACACCGTCCCGGACCGGCCCGGGACGAGGTCGAGGAGGCGGGCGTGCACGATGCCGTGCTCGTCGCGGGTCAGGTCGACCATCCCGGTCAGCATCTTCGGACCCCGCACCCGCTGGTCCACGTGGTGCCACACATGCTCGTCGACACCGAGCATGGTCACCCCGTCGAACCGGGACGGGTCCGCGTCGAGGGCGGCCAGGCGCGCCTTGACGGCTCGCCACACGGTGTTCCAGTCAACGCCGAGCTGGCGCGCCAGGCCGGCGACCGTGGCGTGCTCGCGCCGCATCTGCGTCACCGCCCACTCGACGGCCCGGGTGCTCAGCAGCGCGCGCGGCCCCGCAACGGCGTCGTTCTGCTCACTGAAAGTGCCTGCCCCGCAGGCTGGTTCGGGGCAGAGGTACCGGCGCTTGACCCACACCAGCCGCACCGGCCGACCGAACGAGGGGACGTCGACCAGGGTCACGTCGTGACGGTCGTGGGCGTGCGCGACCACCCCGCACACCGGGCACCCCGCCACATCCGGCAGCGACTCGACCCGCACCACCAACCGACCCTGAGCCTGCCCGTCGACGACGTCGAGCACCCGCATCCCGGGCAGGCCCAACCACGTATCGCACGACGAGCACGAACCAACACCAGAGCACAGCGAAGTAGAGTCAGGCACAGTCGAGGTCCTTCGGCGATCGGACGAGGTAAGAGTCCTCCGATCCTGCCAGGGACCTCGACCCCTACCCCAACCCCCACCGGGCCGCCATGCTCAACCCACACTCAGGTCGGAAGAGCCAGATTCGAGCGTGGTGACGCTCCTCGGCTCCTCCTGACATGGAGTCCTGTATTGAGCCCCGCAGCCTGATTGGCTGTTATGTTCCGGCTCGGACCAATGACGGTCCACTAGGGGAGAAGGCAGGAGCACTTCATGTCGATTCTGAACCGGCGAGCCACACGGACGAGTGTGGTCGCCCTCGTCGCCGCAGGAGCCCTCACGATGGGGGCAAACGCGGCGTATGCCAGTTACACAAGCAAGGTCGACTGGGGCAAGATCGGAGACCAGTACACTGGCCAGGCCTACGGCAACATCCAGAATGAGAACCAGACGACGCTCTACGTGGGGAACTGGCACCGGGCGGTGACCACCGGAACCTACAACTACGACGAGGCCTGGCCCACGTGGTACCTGGACGGCGGTGGAACGGACATCGATCCGGCCAAGGAGACGGGCCGTACTTCGTCCACAGCGTTCCAGTGGCAGGTGCTGCGCTTCCCGCTGGTGTCGACTGCCAGCAAGGTCCGAGCAACGATCCAGACCTGCCTGGACATCTCCTACCGCCCGGACTCCTGTAGCTCGCAGGCCGTTCCGTCCTTCACGTACTAGGTCGGACCTTGCTCGTTTTCGATCACGTCACTCAGCGCTTCGGGTCAACCGAGGCGCTGAGTGACGTCTCTCTGCGTCTCGAGGCCGCGGTGGTCGGCCTCGTCGGCGTGAACGGAGCCGGCAAGTCCACGCTCATGAAACTAGCCGTGGGCCAAATCGCCCCGACCAAGGGCTCGGTGGCGATCGATGGCACTGACCCCTTCAGCAGGCTGGGGCGTCTGGGCTACTGCCCCCAAGAGGCCGACCTTCCGGCGCACTTCACCTGCTCCGAGTTCTTGACATACCTCGGATGGCTGCGGAAGGTCCCCAAGAGGTCTCGAGCGACTCAAGCCAAAGAGGCGCTCCGGTCCGTCGACCTGGAGAGCCGCGCAAACGACCGGATCGCGCATTTGTCTGGTGGGATGCGCAGACGGCTCTTGATCGCCCAAGCGCTAATGGGCGAGCCGAATTGGGTGCTACTAGACGAACCGACCACAGGGCTTGATCCCGAGCAGCGAGCCTCGATCAGAAGCCTGCTCAGCGGCCTGAGCGTGAACTGCAACATCCTGGTAAGCAGTCACATCATCGAGGATGTAGCAGTGTTGGCAGATCATGTCGTCTTCCTGTACGACGGCCGGGTCTGTCACGAAGAGCCCTCACAACGCGGCCGGGATGCGGCTTCGCTAGAGCGCTTGTTTCTCGAAGCCATCATGCAGCAGCGAAGGGTAGCGACGTGAGGGCCGCGCTTCGTTCCCGCGTTGCGTGGGTCACTGCCCTAGCCGCTGTCATCACCTGCGCAACGGTTGCCTTGAATCGATCCGCTCAGTGGCGTGGGGAGTGGGGCCGCACCCTCGGGATGACCGAGTCGATTCTGGTCCTCCTCGGACCGGCCGTCGCTGCTGGATGCGCATTCGCATGTGCTCAGTTCCGAGGGCTGAACGAGGCTTTGGTACTGCCGACGGCAACGCGACGAACACAAGCCGTGCTAGCACCAGCCCTGGCGCCTGCTGCGGTCGGGCTGTTTGTGTGGCTCATCGTTTCGACAACGATGCTGGTTGTTACCGCCTCCTACTCTCCAACCGACACCGTCAATGTCGTCGCCGTCTGTCGCGCTCTGCCGCTGTACTGCTTCAACGCGGTCCTAGGAGTAGCGCTCGGCACCTTCTTGCGCCCTGTTCCAGCCAGTCTGGGCGCGGCTGCCGTGTCATACGGTTTGCTTATAGCCGTCACCCGGGACACACACCTTTCCTTCCTCGGCCCGTACGCCGTCACTGGCTCTGTAGCCCAGTGGGAACCCGATACGCGCGTCCTCTCCATGCACTTCGGGATGCTCATCCTGGTGAACTTGGGCTTGCTCTGGATCGTCAGCGGTACAAAGCAGAGGAGCCGCCTGCTTCTCGTCGCGACGGGATCCGTCGCACTTCTTGTGGTCGGTGGTTTGTCGCTCACCGAAGCCGCGCAGCGCACCATCTGGGTCCCGCGTGAGCCTCTGCAATACTCCTGTGAGGGTGACCCCATCCAAGTCTGTTTCGTGCTCGGAAATACCCGCCAAACCGGGCAGTGGGCTGTCGCTATCAACCGCGCCGCGCGACGCCTCGACGGACTAGGACTATCGGTTCCTTCTCGGTACCAGCAGTTTCCTCCAAATGGCGGGAGCCACAGTGTCGGCGTGCTTCAAGTCAGCACGCTCAACGTCAACTTCGATCCCCCCGACCCCACTGACGTGGTGTCGTCCATTGCTGGGCCATCAGACTGCGGGATGCTCGGCAACGGCGCTTGGCAGATCGTCAGAAGTATCTTGGCCGAGTGGCTGATGTCGCAGGTCGAACCTGGCTACCGCACTGGCGACCCCAGCCTGCAGGCTTGGATGAACATGACGACCAAGGAACAGCAGGCATCGTGGGCACGACGCACGCAGGCCCAACTACAGTCCTGCTCCGCTATGCCGTCGCTCCCATTCAAGCTGGACATGCCGAACCCATGATCGCGCTCAAGGCGCAAAAGCTGTCATTAGTGTTGGCTTCGATCGCACTACAGATCGTCGTATTGGGACTTGCAGGCCCAGAGATTGACCTGCCGTTGAGCAAGGTTCCGTTGCCCACCGTAGTGGCCTGGTGCCTGCCGGCGGCCCTCACCGTAGGCCTGTGCGTGGAGTCACATCTTGAGGGATGGAACTGGTTCAACCCAGTCAGGGTCGGTGGGCTGCAATCTCTCTGTGCTGCTACCGCCGCCCTCGCCTCCCTCGGCCTCTATCGGATTTTCGTAGCATCTTGGCCCAGTGAGCACGTCATAGCTCTGTGGTGGGCCTTCGCGGCGATTGGTTTAGTGAGCCGATTCTTCGTCGGCGAAGGCGCATGGTTTCTGACCTTGATCGTCTCTCTCGCATGCTTCTACGATCTGGCCACCCCGGACTCCATCATCTCGAACGTTTTGGACACCTCCGCTGGCACAGTAGCCGCACTCAGCATCTTTGTAGCATTCGTATGCTTTGGTTTACGCCTCGCCCCTGCCTTTAGCGTCAGGGTGTGAGTTATCAAGCACTCCTTTGGAGGACGTCGTCTCGGTCCGTGGTGTTGCGGTCTGGCGCTTTGATCCTCGCCTACTCGCCGCCCTGCTGGCTCAGGCGGTTCCTGCGCGTTGGATGGCGCGGTAGACGGTGGAGCGGCCGACGCTGAAGAGCTCAGCGAGGTCGGTGCTGGTGTGGGTGCCGTCGCGCCACAGCGTGACCAGGTGCTTCTCCTGGTTGGGGGTGAGTTTGGGCTGCTTGCCGCGCAGGCGGCCTTTGGCCTTGGCGACGGCCATGCCTTCTCGGGTCCGGGCGCGGGCGAGGTCGGCTTCGAATTCGGCGACCATGGCCAGCACGTTGAACAGGAGCCGTCCGACGGGGTCGGTGGGGTCGTGCAGGGAGCCGCCGAGGTTGAGCTTGACGCTGCGCGAGGTGAGCTCGTCGACGATGTCGCGGGCGTCGGGGACGGAACGGGCGAGCCGGTCAAGCTTGGTGACCACGAAGGTGTCGCCGGCGCGGCAGGCAGCTAGCGCCTCGCGCAGCCCGGGTCGGGCGCGGTTGGTGCCAGTGAGCCCGTGGTCGACGTAGATGCGGTTCGGGTCCACCCCCAGAGCGGTGAGAGCCTGACGCTGCGCGGTGAGGTCTTGGTCGGCAGTCGAGACCCGGGCGTATCCGATGCTTAAGGCAGCCATTCGCCCAGTGTCACCGGTTAGCCCCCGATGACCGGGCATTTTCGCGGGCGGGTTGTACGGGACGCGCCCGCGAGCACGGCTTGGTGTGTGACCTTCGCCGGTAGGTGGCGGCCTGCGGCAGCCGATTCCTGGCGGGCTCACTCGACCCCGATGACGAGGGTGCTCGCGGCGGCTTCGACGACGTCGTTGGTGATGGTCTGCAGCTCGTTGATTCTCAGTACGCGTTCGATCTGGGGGAAGAGTCGTTCCAGGAGGCGGAAGTTGCCGCGGGTGATGCGGCTGATCGCGGCGATGGCCTGGGCGTCGGTGAAGTCGTCGGGGTTGAGAGTCTTGCTGAGGGTGCGCCAGTGGCGTTGCAGGACGAAGAGGAGCTCGTCGTTGCTCAGGGGGCGGTACTGGTGGGCGAACCCGACGCGGCTGTAGAACTGGGGGTAGTGGCTGAACTGCTTCTCCAGGCCCGGCATGCCGATGAGGATCAGGGCGATCTGGTCGCGGTCGTAGCGGTCCCGTAGGAGCTCGAGCGCGGTGGGGCTGAGACGTTCGGACTCGTCGACGATGACGAGCTGGACGTAGTTGGTGGTGCGCCGGGCGCCGCCCCGGTCCACAGGGGCGCGGCCCGGGGCTTCAAGGTGCTGCTGGATGCAGATGCTGGTGCGCGTGATGATCCGGTCCAGGTCCTCGCGTAGCAGCCGCGGGGTGGTCAGGACCCCGGGGGTGTAGAGGGCGGTGCGGTTCTTGGCCAGGGCGGCGTAGACCTTGGCGTCGTCGTCGCTGCGTGGGCCCCAGGCGGTGACCAACTCGTGGGCTTGGTCCCAGTGGGCGTAGCGGCGGGCGGAGACCGTCTTGCCGACCCCGGCCGGTCCGAAGCACAGCCCGATGGTGCGCCCTCGCCGGACGGAGTCGGCGAACTCGGTGAAGCGGCGGTGCTCCTTGGTCACGATGAAGCGTTCGCTCACCGTAGGTCCTCCTTGTAGACCTTGAGCTTCACCGGGCCCGAGGCTGGGGTCCGTGGCGGCAGTGGCCTGGCACGGGGGTCGGTTGTGTGGGCGCCGACCATGGCGATCCGCTCGTTGATGCCTCGGCGCAGCGCGCGGCGGCGGGCGTTGCGGGCGGCCTGGACTTCCTTGAGGCTGATCTGGCGCCCGTGGTGGTCCTGGTCGACGGCGGCGCACAGGAACTGGTCGTGGTCGAAGACGCGGATCTCGGTGATGTCTCTGGGGTCGTAGCGGATGACCACGGGGCGCCCGACGAAGCCGGCGAGGGTCGGGGAGACGTAGCGCAGGCCCTGGAAGTGGACGCCGTCGCGGCGCACCGTTCTGGATCGGGCCACGCTGAGCAGCAGCCCGTCCAGAGCCTGGAGGCTGTCGGGGGTGCGTGGCAGCCACCCGTCGGCGATCCACGCCGCCCGCGGCGAGATGCCGAGCTCGCTGTGGGTGCGGTCGTTGTAGTCCAGGACGAACGCCCCGACCACGCCGTCCAGGTCGGCCAAGGACAGGGCCGGCGCCGGCCAGCGCCCGGCACCGTGGTGGAGGTGTCCGGGCAGGGTGGTGAGCAACTCGGTGTTGACGGTTCCAAAGAACCGCTCGACCTTGCCCCGCCCCTGTGGTCGGGCGACGGCGGAGTGGATTAGGCGGATGTGCAGGTCGACGGTGGTGCGGGCCAGGTGGTCGCTGGTGAAGTCCGACCCATGGTCGACGTAGAGCACCTCGGGGATCCCGCACATCGGCCACCGTGGGTCGCTCTTGTGCCAGATCGCCTGCCGTAACGCCAAGGCGGTGTTCATCGTGGCCGGCGCGCCGAAGAAGACCATGTACCCGCAGATCGCGCGCGAGCAGTCGTCCATGACGACGGTCAGCCACGGCCGGGCCGGCTTGCCATCCGTGCCGACGAGCACGATGTCCAGCAGGGTGTGGTCGGCCTGCCACATCGCGTTGGGCCGGTCCGCCGCCCGGCGCAC contains:
- a CDS encoding Gfo/Idh/MocA family protein; this encodes MQRKVLGVGLIGAGFIGQFHVRSWTRVRDADIVAIGSRTLASAQALAEEAETLGVGTGVTAYDDVASLVRDERVEAVWVLTPNDTRVEVVRAICDEVRAGRSSLRAIAIEKPLARTLGEAKQVLAMIEEAGLLHGYLENQLYAPSITRAHDLLWKRGAAAAGNPYLARCAEEHSGPHKAWFWDGVKQGGGVLNDMMCHSVEAGRYLLTPPGVDPSTWLTPVSVSASIQSLKWSRPRYAEELLSAYPGAPDYRSRPSEDYARANFEFVNGDGETVIAEGTTSWSFVGAGLRLSFELLGPEYSMSADTLDTEAKVFFSRALTQSEGEDLVEKQNAEQGLMPLVSDEALAYGYTDENTRLATCFLRGEQPVETLANGVAVVELLMAAYLSAQTGRTVTFPVDLDDFVPDVARGTWKP
- a CDS encoding ABC transporter permease, producing MSTLATESRTAPARRVLTNPVVVAFLLAVALVVVGEIVSPGFGSYGQVVSMLRVASFLGVIAIGQTLVILSGGEGIDLSVGKVATLAAIIASRQMQGDDGGILWGVLLAVVVAAAIGLVNGIGVVYLRIPPFVMTLGMLGVVQGIVLAYTKGAADGRAAPALVGAVNGELLLGIPGVLLLWLALGLLVTLILRRSTYGLSLYAVGANRLAARLSGIRVNRTVILAYVLSSVFAALGGILMVGYTETVFLNLADGLALPSIAAVIIGGTLISGGVGSYAGSAVGAIVLTVLTSLLTTMNMSTASRTVVNGLVLIALLAVYGRQRRLRS
- a CDS encoding sugar ABC transporter ATP-binding protein, whose translation is MPTPLLAVRDATKSFGGVRALRGASLEVTAGEVHGLLGPNGSGKSTLNKVVAGSVRPDSATIHLDGAPVTIDSPMAAHRLGISAVYQQLSLVPQLSVADNLVLGLEPTRLGLVRGRQARERAGQMLDTLQPVMGSPVRLDDPVRRLTPAQQQLVEVGKALLRDPRILILDEATASLHRDQVALLRELVEDRRQAGCCIIFVSHRLHEIVDFCDRATILRSGSTVATVDARTTTPDEMIRLMVGDVGDVTRRGAHEPTGDVRLQMHELTSPGIDAISLAAERGEIVGLGGLQGQGQSELLLTLFGAMPATSGTVSVDGREVDLSSPVTAARAGIALVPGDRNAQGLFAKRSVQDNISIASVGRRATAGLTRQAVESSVARDMVERLRIAVGNLGQPVSTLSGGNAQKVVLAKWILNEPAVLLLDDPTKGVDIGAKEEIYRIIRSLADDGAVVVINSSEDSELVALCDRVLVLYEGAVVETLAAADLTEERLVGSSMRVPATTAEEAE
- a CDS encoding substrate-binding domain-containing protein; translated protein: MGRRNLVVATVTVASLGLAGCSTVSSTSSSSGSGSSAAKGPFTIGISNGFVGSEYRTQMVQDMQDAAKPYQDAGELKQLVLENQDTDVNGQIQQVRNLIKARVNAIIVDPNSGSALDAVFKEATSAGIKVYAIDQAVTEKSVTNVGIDQGKWAETSATWLAQQLGSGKKVVAVNGISGHPANEARWGAAKKVFDAAGIQVLTTADGGWDQAKGQQAMANLLATYPDINGVWTQDGMAQGVLKALVAAKKQSSIVTTGEARNGFMRLWSQQGKAFKSVGVVNPPGTGATALHLAMAELKGGKIDPAKLTDGHSVVLDLEPAITPENFTAEWDKVKDKPDTYVLDSILTKDEVAGLLAK
- a CDS encoding ABC transporter permease produces the protein MTTPTVVPSTNPATALLLARVSRSTTWLLLAVAIGLSAVLQPDFFSAYSIASSFSGFLPLVLLAVGQAVVIIGGGLDLSLGASLGLASVVGLLVMDGQDGRLPLGVLAALATGLACGLVNGLIVAVVRLQPLITTFATASTFTGATLWVLPKPGGTVPAALTTSFRMAVAGLPVTLLLTLLLGLSWLLLRRTRFMRHVYAIGGDVQASYASLVPVTRTQISTYAFAGTFAGLAAVAVLANSGSGDPYVGGDFALNSVAAVVIGGVALRGGEGGAIGAIAGAVVLSLVSSILFFLSIPTTYRQLAQGLVVIGALALSALSARGQEAA